A genomic window from Leptolyngbya sp. BL0902 includes:
- a CDS encoding NAD(+) kinase, whose amino-acid sequence MQLNQVIIVHKAGNRLSQQWAEKCARELEALGSKVLRGPSGPKDNPYPVFLASVSQPIDLAIVFGGDGTALTAARNLAAEHIPILAVNIGGHLGFLTETSEQMDDTEAVWQRLLEDRFAVQRRMMLQAQIFEGNRTNLEPMSDRFLALNEMAVKPAASDRMITSILEMEIDGEVVDQYQGDGLLISTPTGSTGYTVAAGGPIIHPGMDALVVTPICPLSLSSRPIVLPPGSVVSVWPLADPDLSTKLWTDGVLGTAIWPGQRVDVRMASDMAQFIILRQDYSYYGTLRNKLNWAGTRISFANNHRN is encoded by the coding sequence GTGCAACTGAACCAGGTCATCATTGTGCATAAGGCGGGCAATCGCCTCAGCCAGCAATGGGCGGAGAAGTGCGCCCGTGAGCTAGAAGCTTTGGGTAGTAAGGTGTTGCGCGGCCCCAGCGGCCCCAAGGATAACCCTTACCCGGTATTTTTGGCCTCCGTCAGCCAGCCCATCGACCTGGCGATTGTGTTTGGGGGAGATGGCACCGCCCTGACTGCCGCCCGAAATTTAGCTGCCGAACATATCCCGATCCTGGCGGTCAACATTGGCGGACACCTGGGCTTTTTAACCGAAACCTCCGAGCAAATGGACGACACCGAGGCCGTCTGGCAGCGGCTTTTGGAGGATCGGTTTGCGGTGCAGCGGCGAATGATGCTTCAGGCCCAAATTTTTGAGGGCAACCGTACCAACTTAGAGCCCATGAGTGATCGCTTCTTGGCCCTGAACGAAATGGCCGTCAAACCCGCCGCCTCCGACCGCATGATCACCTCCATCCTGGAAATGGAGATCGACGGCGAGGTGGTGGATCAATACCAGGGTGACGGCCTGCTGATTAGCACCCCCACAGGCTCCACGGGCTACACCGTTGCCGCTGGGGGGCCAATTATTCACCCCGGCATGGATGCCCTGGTGGTGACGCCCATCTGTCCCCTCAGCCTCTCTAGCCGTCCGATTGTGCTGCCGCCGGGTTCCGTCGTCAGCGTGTGGCCCTTGGCGGATCCTGACCTCAGTACGAAGCTGTGGACGGACGGTGTTCTAGGCACCGCCATTTGGCCCGGTCAGCGGGTGGATGTGCGGATGGCCAGCGACATGGCCCAGTTCATCATCCTGCGCCAAGACTATTCCTACTACGGCACCCTGCGAAATAAGCTCAACTGGGCCGGAACCCGCATTAGTTTTGCCAATAATCATCGTAATTAA
- a CDS encoding HupE/UreJ family protein: MIKIQNTNINLKGMVALGGSGLLALLLTAPALAHHPTGNQTPSTFIEGFLSGLGHPVIGLDHLAFVVAVGLLGATRAKGVILPISFVMAALVGTGIHLAEVSLPGAELWISASVLAVGLLIALGSQFPTLALAALTSVAGIFHGYAYGESILGATPAPLMAYLLGFTAIQLGISLGAFWLGRRGLALATETQPSPSLRKAGWAIGGIGLALTYAQVLG, translated from the coding sequence ATGATCAAGATCCAAAACACGAATATCAACCTTAAAGGCATGGTCGCCCTCGGCGGGAGTGGCCTACTGGCCCTGCTGCTGACGGCTCCGGCCCTGGCCCACCACCCCACGGGCAACCAAACGCCCAGTACCTTCATTGAGGGCTTCCTCTCCGGCCTGGGGCACCCCGTCATTGGCCTAGACCACCTCGCCTTCGTGGTCGCCGTGGGACTCCTTGGCGCTACCCGTGCCAAGGGCGTTATCCTGCCCATTTCCTTTGTTATGGCTGCTCTGGTCGGCACTGGAATCCACCTTGCGGAAGTGTCCCTACCTGGGGCCGAATTGTGGATTTCGGCCTCCGTTCTCGCCGTTGGCCTGCTGATTGCCCTCGGTAGCCAGTTCCCGACCCTAGCCTTGGCTGCGCTCACCAGCGTTGCCGGAATCTTCCACGGCTATGCCTACGGAGAGTCCATCCTTGGAGCCACCCCCGCCCCCTTGATGGCCTACCTGCTAGGCTTCACCGCCATCCAGCTAGGCATTTCCCTGGGTGCCTTTTGGTTGGGTCGGCGGGGGCTGGCCCTGGCTACGGAGACTCAGCCTTCCCCCAGCCTGCGTAAGGCGGGTTGGGCCATTGGCGGCATCGGCCTCGCGCTGACCTACGCTCAAGTGCTGGGCTAG
- a CDS encoding single-stranded DNA-binding protein translates to MSVNVVTLVGRVGGDPDVKYFESGSVKCNLTLAVQRRSSRDDKPDWFNLEIWGKTAEIAANYVRKGSLIGVTGSLKLEYWQDRNTGANRSKPVIKVDRMDLLGSKRDNEAPMGGGYSNDEF, encoded by the coding sequence ATGAGCGTAAACGTCGTGACGCTGGTGGGCCGGGTTGGAGGCGATCCAGACGTGAAGTATTTTGAGTCGGGCAGTGTGAAATGTAATTTGACGTTGGCGGTACAAAGACGCTCTAGCCGGGACGATAAGCCTGACTGGTTTAACCTGGAAATATGGGGCAAAACGGCTGAAATCGCCGCCAACTATGTCCGTAAAGGCAGCTTAATTGGGGTCACTGGATCCCTCAAGCTTGAGTATTGGCAAGACCGCAACACAGGGGCTAACCGTTCCAAGCCTGTGATCAAGGTAGATCGAATGGACTTGCTGGGCTCTAAGCGCGACAACGAAGCCCCCATGGGCGGCGGCTACAGCAACGACGAATTTTAG
- a CDS encoding rod shape-determining protein, which yields MAIFDRFSRDMGIDLGTANTLVYVSGKGVVLQEPSVVAIDQAEKKPLAVGEEAKRMLGRTPGNVIALRPLRDGVIADFDTAEIMLKHFIRQVHEGRTLVSPRIVIGIPSGVTGVERRAVMDAAQQAGARTVYLIDEPVAAAIGAGLPVAEPTGNMIVDIGGGTTEVAVLSLQGTVLSESVRVAGDELSESISNYMKKVHNLVVGERTAEEIKITIGSAYPNPNDNEIAMDVRGLHLLSGLPRTVTVKSAEIRESMAEPLSVIIEAVKRTLERTPPELAADIIDRGIMLAGGGALLKGLDTLISHETGIVVHVAADPLSCVVLGTGRVLENFSQMGRVFSGRSSL from the coding sequence GTGGCTATCTTCGACAGATTTTCTCGCGATATGGGTATTGACCTCGGTACGGCCAATACTCTGGTTTATGTCTCTGGCAAAGGGGTTGTCCTCCAAGAGCCCTCTGTGGTGGCCATTGACCAAGCCGAAAAGAAGCCACTGGCCGTGGGTGAAGAAGCCAAGCGGATGCTGGGACGGACTCCCGGTAATGTAATCGCCCTGCGTCCCCTGCGCGATGGGGTGATTGCCGATTTTGACACCGCTGAGATCATGCTCAAGCACTTCATCCGCCAGGTGCATGAAGGGCGGACGCTGGTCTCTCCCCGCATTGTGATCGGTATTCCTAGCGGTGTGACGGGTGTGGAACGGCGGGCGGTGATGGATGCGGCTCAGCAGGCGGGGGCTCGTACCGTCTATTTAATTGACGAACCCGTGGCAGCGGCGATTGGGGCAGGCTTGCCCGTGGCCGAACCCACCGGAAACATGATTGTGGACATTGGCGGCGGCACCACGGAAGTGGCCGTCCTCAGTTTGCAGGGCACGGTGCTGAGTGAATCGGTGCGGGTAGCTGGCGACGAACTGAGCGAGTCCATCTCTAACTACATGAAAAAGGTGCACAACCTAGTCGTCGGGGAACGCACCGCCGAAGAAATCAAAATCACCATTGGTTCTGCCTACCCCAACCCCAACGACAATGAAATCGCCATGGATGTGCGGGGTCTGCACCTGCTCTCTGGCCTGCCCCGCACGGTGACGGTGAAGAGCGCTGAAATCCGCGAAAGCATGGCCGAGCCCCTGTCGGTGATCATCGAAGCCGTGAAGCGCACCCTAGAGCGCACCCCGCCCGAACTGGCGGCAGACATTATTGATCGCGGCATTATGCTGGCCGGGGGCGGTGCCCTGCTGAAGGGGCTCGACACCCTGATCAGCCACGAAACGGGCATTGTCGTCCATGTGGCGGCAGATCCCCTGAGCTGCGTGGTGTTGGGGACGGGGCGAGTGCTGGAAAACTTCAGCCAGATGGGACGGGTCTTCAGCGGGCGTTCTAGCCTGTAA
- the mreC gene encoding rod shape-determining protein MreC, whose protein sequence is MFALRRWWNRHALKTGIVALAISSAWAMRATDGAALYEAYHWLTRPLQPGLNQEQAFENSYILELQQRIVELENQNRVLQQIDAYEDTLTQPGVRAAVIGRAADHWWQHLVLNRGSRQGVEPGHIVTGPGGIVGRVVSVSPSTSRVLLISDPTSRVGAKVSRSRVMGVVRGQSNNRVIMEFFEKNPDVKAGDVIVTSSYSRLFPRDVPIGRVESIDLTKSPAPEATIQLSSPLSILEWAVIQPFNPLEAVDEPTIPNLDDESGGTP, encoded by the coding sequence ATGTTTGCCCTACGCCGCTGGTGGAATCGCCACGCCCTCAAAACGGGAATCGTTGCCCTGGCTATTTCTTCGGCCTGGGCCATGCGGGCCACCGATGGCGCTGCCCTCTACGAAGCCTATCACTGGCTGACTCGACCTTTGCAACCGGGCCTAAATCAGGAACAGGCGTTCGAGAACAGCTATATTCTCGAACTGCAACAGCGTATCGTCGAGTTGGAGAACCAAAACCGAGTTCTCCAGCAGATTGACGCCTACGAGGATACCCTCACGCAACCTGGCGTTCGGGCTGCGGTGATTGGCCGCGCCGCCGACCATTGGTGGCAGCACCTCGTCCTTAACCGAGGTAGCCGTCAGGGGGTAGAGCCGGGACACATTGTGACCGGGCCGGGGGGCATTGTGGGGCGGGTGGTGTCCGTCTCTCCCAGTACCTCAAGGGTACTGCTGATTAGCGATCCGACCAGTCGAGTGGGGGCCAAGGTGAGCCGCAGCCGGGTGATGGGGGTGGTGCGGGGCCAATCGAACAACCGCGTGATCATGGAGTTTTTTGAGAAAAACCCCGACGTGAAGGCTGGGGATGTGATTGTCACTTCCTCCTACAGCCGTTTGTTCCCTCGGGATGTGCCCATTGGTCGGGTGGAATCCATCGACCTGACCAAAAGCCCCGCCCCAGAGGCCACCATTCAACTGTCTTCCCCGCTTTCTATTTTAGAGTGGGCCGTGATCCAGCCCTTTAACCCACTGGAAGCGGTGGACGAACCAACCATTCCCAACCTCGACGACGAATCTGGGGGCACACCATGA
- the mreD gene encoding rod shape-determining protein MreD: MTPIVGRRKLPFYRQPWFLNTWVTLGSVLFCLLLLPGRIPGIELLGVAPHWLLIWVVAWSVKRTVWQGAIAGLVLGLLQDAMTAPQPTHTLSLIVVGVLTARLQKQRYLQEDIVSIALIVFAMAVIAETVLALQISFNQLLSSASLYPPLPKIWLYHQRVALSSAILSSLWAPALYYPLNRWWDKYASGYSSDS; the protein is encoded by the coding sequence ATGACGCCCATCGTTGGACGGCGGAAATTACCCTTCTATCGCCAGCCCTGGTTCCTCAACACCTGGGTAACGTTGGGGTCAGTGCTGTTTTGCCTGTTGTTGTTGCCCGGTCGCATTCCAGGCATTGAGCTGCTGGGGGTGGCTCCCCACTGGTTGCTGATTTGGGTGGTGGCCTGGAGCGTGAAGCGCACCGTATGGCAGGGGGCCATTGCTGGGCTGGTGTTGGGCCTGCTACAAGATGCCATGACCGCCCCTCAGCCCACCCATACCCTGAGTCTGATCGTGGTGGGTGTGCTCACCGCTCGCCTGCAAAAACAGCGCTACCTCCAGGAAGACATTGTCTCCATTGCGCTGATTGTGTTTGCCATGGCGGTCATTGCCGAGACCGTGCTGGCGCTGCAAATTAGCTTCAATCAACTGCTCTCTAGCGCGTCTCTCTACCCACCGCTGCCCAAAATTTGGCTATATCATCAGCGTGTCGCCCTCAGTTCAGCGATTCTCAGCAGCCTGTGGGCTCCGGCCCTGTACTACCCCCTCAACCGCTGGTGGGATAAGTATGCCAGTGGCTATTCTTCGGATTCCTAG
- a CDS encoding HAD family hydrolase produces MTHSTIFCDFDGPIADVSERYYLTYRQGLDHLQAITIATGDELPIRHLSKAQFWTFKQNRVPDRQIAHWSGLEGSQIDTFLDLVSGLVNHPSLLRHDQLQANAYAGLSMLQQCGVRVVLVTLRPPDQVMQFLAHHGLENTISDLYGMSATQAAYQNQVHHKLERLQTAIAAQQRQGYALTATLMIGDTEADILAGQALGMDTVAVTCGIRSQSYLQSLRPTHLVPDLWTAAQCLQQQATLGRR; encoded by the coding sequence ATGACTCACTCCACCATTTTCTGCGATTTTGACGGCCCCATCGCCGATGTATCCGAGCGATACTACCTAACCTATCGCCAGGGGCTAGATCACCTCCAGGCCATAACCATCGCCACGGGAGACGAGTTGCCCATTCGCCACCTCTCCAAGGCGCAGTTTTGGACGTTTAAGCAAAACCGAGTTCCTGATCGCCAAATTGCCCATTGGTCTGGCCTAGAAGGCTCCCAAATTGACACCTTTCTTGACTTAGTGAGTGGCCTAGTGAACCACCCCAGCTTGCTGAGGCATGATCAGCTTCAGGCCAATGCCTACGCGGGTTTGTCCATGCTCCAACAGTGTGGGGTGCGGGTGGTGTTAGTCACTCTCCGGCCCCCGGATCAGGTCATGCAGTTCTTAGCGCACCATGGCCTAGAGAATACCATTAGCGACCTATACGGCATGTCGGCAACCCAGGCCGCCTACCAAAATCAAGTTCACCACAAACTGGAGCGCCTCCAAACGGCCATCGCGGCCCAACAGCGTCAGGGGTATGCCCTCACCGCCACCTTAATGATTGGTGACACTGAGGCCGATATCCTGGCAGGCCAAGCCCTAGGCATGGATACCGTAGCTGTGACCTGTGGCATCCGCAGCCAAAGCTATCTCCAAAGCCTGCGCCCAACTCACCTCGTACCCGACCTGTGGACGGCGGCTCAGTGCCTTCAGCAGCAAGCTACCCTAGGCCGACGTTAG
- a CDS encoding HAMP domain-containing histidine kinase: protein MARPPLSLSQLLHSATDWREGNHGWRSNRVRMDGSDPLEAQAQARLRAEQEWLAGIAALAQLLSTHPARRAWATDPLTEGLALGVVFSGPFPVLPDNIGGQLLHHWLLVPEPLERILAVARPQLPGHPRSRGEGAAYNLPMVPLPPEDPLTQERFCLLLTADFSLVLVLGEGDAGQPRFQFSFDPDLAEQTWQQLRLRMASVRPALLPTLDALVAQFPPVAPTYHLITQYSHLLLDRLRHQTQVSSAVPLAALEVATTREGYASSLPVTRLGPAPGTTTEPAPPPSAAEPAPEISSDTELLKAMAHEIRTPLTTIRTLTRSLLKRKDVSEEVAKRLRSIDRECTQQIDRFNLIFRAVELETEAHQQPKSPLSAFPLDQLFQEAIPLWQQQASRRNHTLTVTLPPQLPLVNSDPTMLNQVLSGLIDRFTHSLPPYSHIELAVTLAGHQLKLQFQSQPPSDDPNSPNRSAPGPNADTLFSSPFKALGQLLIFQPETGGLSLNLHATKNLFQSLGGKLIVRQRPQAGEVLTVFLPLETRTL, encoded by the coding sequence TTGGCACGCCCTCCCCTTTCCCTCAGCCAACTGCTTCACTCCGCCACCGATTGGCGCGAGGGAAATCATGGATGGCGAAGCAACAGGGTGCGGATGGATGGATCAGACCCCCTAGAAGCTCAGGCCCAAGCTCGCCTGCGCGCTGAGCAAGAGTGGCTGGCTGGCATTGCAGCCCTGGCCCAACTGTTGTCTACCCATCCGGCCCGTCGGGCTTGGGCCACCGATCCCTTGACCGAGGGCTTGGCCTTGGGGGTGGTGTTTTCCGGGCCATTTCCGGTTCTACCTGACAACATTGGAGGGCAGTTACTTCACCACTGGCTGCTGGTGCCCGAACCCCTGGAGCGCATTTTGGCCGTGGCTCGGCCCCAACTTCCTGGCCACCCGCGCAGTCGAGGGGAGGGCGCAGCCTACAATCTTCCCATGGTGCCGTTGCCCCCGGAGGATCCCCTCACCCAGGAGCGCTTTTGTCTGCTGCTCACCGCTGACTTCAGCCTAGTGCTGGTGCTGGGGGAGGGGGACGCTGGCCAACCTCGGTTTCAGTTCTCCTTTGATCCAGATCTGGCGGAGCAAACCTGGCAGCAGTTGCGGCTGCGTATGGCCTCGGTGCGTCCGGCCCTGTTGCCCACCCTTGATGCCCTGGTGGCCCAATTTCCGCCCGTGGCCCCCACCTATCACCTTATAACCCAGTACAGCCACCTGCTGTTAGATCGGCTGCGCCACCAGACTCAGGTATCCAGCGCCGTGCCCTTGGCAGCCCTGGAGGTGGCAACGACCAGGGAAGGGTACGCTAGTTCCCTGCCTGTCACGCGTTTGGGGCCAGCCCCAGGAACCACCACTGAGCCTGCCCCCCCACCGTCTGCCGCCGAGCCAGCCCCCGAAATCAGCAGCGATACGGAACTGCTGAAGGCCATGGCCCACGAAATCCGCACCCCCCTCACCACCATCCGCACCCTGACCCGATCTCTGCTCAAGCGCAAGGATGTATCTGAGGAAGTCGCGAAGCGCCTGCGATCCATCGACCGAGAATGTACCCAGCAGATCGACCGCTTTAACCTGATTTTTCGGGCGGTGGAGCTGGAAACTGAAGCCCATCAGCAGCCCAAATCCCCCCTCTCTGCCTTTCCCCTCGACCAACTCTTCCAAGAGGCGATTCCCCTGTGGCAACAGCAGGCCAGCCGTCGCAACCACACCCTTACCGTTACGCTACCGCCCCAGTTGCCCCTGGTAAACAGCGATCCCACCATGCTAAACCAGGTGCTCAGCGGCCTCATCGACCGCTTTACCCACAGCCTGCCCCCCTACAGCCACATTGAACTGGCCGTCACCCTGGCCGGACACCAGCTCAAACTCCAATTTCAATCCCAGCCCCCCAGCGACGACCCCAACAGCCCTAACCGCAGCGCCCCCGGCCCCAATGCCGACACGCTCTTTTCCTCGCCCTTCAAAGCGCTGGGGCAACTGCTCATTTTTCAGCCCGAAACCGGAGGGCTCAGCCTCAACCTCCATGCCACCAAAAACCTTTTCCAGTCCCTCGGTGGCAAGCTCATTGTCCGTCAGCGTCCCCAGGCGGGTGAGGTGCTGACGGTCTTTCTCCCCCTAGAAACTCGCACGCTGTAG
- a CDS encoding DUF3747 domain-containing protein produces MNRLTTIRAAAWTAATLGLLGSVGPAFATAQPTMQPVGRPASTLLAQTFGNVPVDEANFLVVAAPGSVSQPYRLLIVEQISNNRACWQIPNANARPTEINDLWNTFDFTGVCRIQRDSNGYAVRAAGQDVNGARFEVNNRNGNLLLQFAPSTTSRERITIGRTGGISSTGFTQIHLDPGWSLTKRTFEGQVVSSHLVYFTNDLTLAQLQQGSETGGGTTPPPITPPVALPFNDIRGNRYVNEIARAAEIGTMSGFPDGRFQPTSPLTREQAVSVIMETAERILPSSLVATLPTAVFSAPFSDVQANRWSAVKIAQARQLGIVAGDAGTGRFRPTDNVSRAELMAMSHRLALIRADVEAGLVEDGPPLPEIDLATGALRPNIPNPPVFSDISGHWAERVIREMGGYCGIATPLNETGTSFAPNTNALRDFTAAVSVRAIDCPAVLRTP; encoded by the coding sequence ATGAACCGATTGACAACCATCCGCGCCGCTGCTTGGACGGCAGCGACCTTAGGTCTCTTAGGCAGTGTCGGGCCAGCCTTCGCCACCGCCCAACCCACCATGCAGCCCGTGGGCCGTCCAGCCAGCACGCTACTGGCCCAAACCTTTGGCAATGTTCCTGTTGATGAGGCCAACTTCCTGGTGGTGGCTGCTCCGGGTAGTGTCTCCCAACCCTACCGCTTACTGATTGTGGAGCAAATCTCCAATAACCGAGCCTGCTGGCAAATTCCCAACGCCAATGCGCGGCCCACGGAAATTAACGATCTGTGGAATACCTTCGATTTCACTGGGGTGTGCCGCATCCAGCGCGACAGCAACGGCTATGCGGTGCGGGCCGCAGGGCAGGATGTCAACGGAGCCCGGTTTGAGGTGAATAACCGCAACGGGAATCTGCTGCTGCAATTTGCCCCCAGCACTACCTCCCGCGAACGCATCACCATTGGCCGCACCGGGGGCATCAGCTCCACCGGATTCACCCAAATTCACTTAGATCCAGGCTGGTCGCTAACCAAGCGCACCTTTGAAGGCCAAGTCGTCAGTTCTCACCTGGTTTACTTCACCAACGACCTCACCCTCGCCCAACTGCAACAGGGCAGCGAAACGGGTGGTGGTACCACCCCGCCCCCGATTACTCCCCCCGTCGCCCTGCCCTTTAACGATATTCGGGGCAACCGCTACGTGAACGAGATTGCCCGGGCGGCAGAGATTGGCACCATGTCCGGCTTCCCCGATGGTCGCTTCCAGCCCACCAGCCCCCTCACCCGCGAGCAGGCGGTATCGGTGATCATGGAAACCGCCGAGCGGATTTTGCCCAGCAGCCTAGTGGCTACTCTGCCTACAGCGGTCTTTAGCGCCCCCTTCTCCGATGTGCAGGCCAACCGCTGGAGTGCGGTGAAGATCGCCCAGGCCCGCCAGTTGGGTATTGTAGCTGGCGATGCGGGCACCGGACGGTTCCGGCCCACGGATAACGTCTCCCGCGCAGAACTGATGGCGATGTCCCACCGATTGGCGCTGATTCGGGCGGATGTGGAAGCGGGTCTGGTGGAAGACGGCCCACCGCTGCCCGAAATTGACTTGGCCACGGGGGCTCTGCGGCCCAATATTCCCAACCCGCCTGTCTTCTCCGACATTAGCGGCCACTGGGCCGAGCGGGTCATCCGCGAAATGGGGGGGTACTGCGGCATTGCCACTCCCCTCAACGAGACGGGTACCAGCTTTGCTCCTAACACCAACGCTCTCCGGGATTTCACCGCCGCTGTCTCGGTGCGGGCCATTGACTGCCCAGCGGTGCTGCGTACGCCCTAG
- a CDS encoding SRPBCC family protein, which yields MSRLSRQVIPAETYLARLSPTDWGRLSRREVLLKGGQGQYEVMATTVADVATAWAVLTDYGNFARFLPTVAKSRVIESDGPRTVVEQVDRRRILLSTIESVVRTENLEIDQQQISFRLLQGNLQHMYGHWRLDTAAPPISPKPMVIVSQMVHAEADVGPFKAMFYTLFETSLVEMVQAIRQEMERRRA from the coding sequence CCGTCAGGTGATCCCTGCTGAGACCTACCTGGCTAGGTTATCCCCCACCGATTGGGGGCGGCTATCTCGACGCGAAGTGCTGCTGAAGGGCGGGCAGGGCCAGTATGAAGTGATGGCCACCACCGTCGCCGATGTGGCGACCGCCTGGGCCGTGTTGACCGACTACGGCAACTTTGCCCGCTTTTTGCCCACGGTGGCCAAAAGCCGAGTGATTGAATCCGACGGCCCCCGCACCGTAGTGGAGCAGGTAGACCGACGGCGGATTTTGCTATCCACTATTGAGTCTGTGGTTCGCACCGAAAACTTAGAAATCGATCAGCAGCAAATTAGCTTCCGCCTGCTCCAGGGTAACTTGCAGCATATGTACGGCCACTGGCGTTTAGATACCGCCGCTCCCCCCATCAGCCCCAAGCCCATGGTGATCGTATCTCAGATGGTTCATGCCGAGGCCGACGTGGGGCCATTCAAGGCCATGTTCTATACGCTCTTTGAGACCAGCTTAGTGGAGATGGTGCAGGCCATTCGTCAGGAAATGGAACGCCGCCGCGCCTAG